One genomic window of Quercus robur chromosome 6, dhQueRobu3.1, whole genome shotgun sequence includes the following:
- the LOC126733328 gene encoding protein MKS1 produces MNPYPQESSPQTPKKEVQIQGPRPPPLRVSKDSHKIKKPPPHPPPKLPLKPFQNLQQQQQQQAPHQPVIIYSVSPKVIHASSASDFMSIVQRLTGSSTSSSSASYSGAGDLSPAARLASIEKTSPSERDRERANSTNTTTAMLEEEEVEVVEILGQAATHPGILSPAPATLAPIPDGFFSPLIEPQAYSLMHELSPLWHNSFMASPSGLFSAPLVSPSPSSMDLFNHFMDF; encoded by the coding sequence atgaatccATATCCACAGGAATCTTCACCACAGACGCCCAAAAAAGAGGTCCAAATCCAAGGTCCTAGGCCGCCTCCCCTCAGAGTCAGCAAAGACTCCCACAAGATCAAAAAGCCTCCACCACATCCACCGCCTAAACTACCTCTAAAACCCTTCCAAAACCTACAACAACAGCAGCAACAGCAAGCACCACATCAGCCAGTAATTATCTACTCAGTCTCTCCCAAAGTCATCCATGCCTCATCAGCCAGTGACTTCATGTCCATCGTTCAACGCCTCACGGGCTCTTCTACTTCATCTTCATCTGCATCTTATTCGGGCGCCGGAGACCTCTCTCCGGCGGCGAGGTTGGCCTCCATCGAAAAGACAAGCCCTTCAGAAAGAGACCGAGAAAGAGCCAACAGTACTAATACAACTACTGCTAtgttggaagaagaagaagtggaagTAGTAGAAATCTTGGGTCAAGCTGCTACTCATCCGGGGATATTATCGCCGGCGCCGGCGACTTTAGCTCCGATCCCAGATGGGTTTTTCTCGCCGTTGATTGAGCCGCAGGCTTATTCGCTGATGCACGAGTTGAGTCCACTTTGGCATAACTCGTTCATGGCCAGTCCTTCTGGCTTGTTCTCAGCTCCTTTGGTCTCTCCATCTCCATCCTCCATGGACCTCTTCAACCATTTTATGGACTTTTAG